The genomic DNA TGCTGGATATCAGTCAGGGCAATGAGCGCGACTGGCAGGATGAGATCTTTACTGGCGGTAATATTCAGTCTTACTCTTTAAGTGCTGCTGGTGGTTCAGACAATACGACTTACCATATTTCTGGTGCGTATTTGAATGACCAGGGGGTATTGCTTCAGGATGAGTACACGAAAATGAACCTGCGTTTCAAGTTGAAAACCAAATTGAACAAAAAGCTTGAATTGGGTGTGAATTTCAACCCAACACGTGAGCACAAGCAGGTTTTCCCAACATCATTGCATGAGTCATTGCGTCAGTCTTCATGGTTGCCAATCGTTCACGATGCACACAGCATCCAGTACGTTGACCGTGAAAACTTCCCAAATATTGCCATTGGCGATTATACCCAGGAGTCTCACTTCAACAACTTTGAAGTAATCAACGAAGACGGTACGGTAACCACTTTGCCTAACGTGAGTGTAACAAACAACTCCAACCCTTACGCCAACATTATGGAGCGTGATTACCAGGAGAACACTACTCGTGTTTATGCAAGCACTTACCTGAAATACAAAATCATGAAGGGTTTGAATTTTCGCTCTTCATTGATGGCCAACTACCGCAACCGTATCCGTGATTATTATACCGGTACAAAAGCGACACGAAATGGCGAAGCAGATGCAAGATTGCAATACAGAACTTATGAAGATTTCAGATGGGTGAATGATAACTACTTCACTTATGACCGTTCGATCAAGGGCGGGCATGACATCAACGCGGTAGTCGGAATGTCTTTCGAGCGCGGGATGTATGAGACCACTGAAACGATCGGTACAGGATTTACAAACGATGCGGTGAGAACCATGAATGCTGCGGGAACAATCGCTTACGGAGATCAAATCAAAACAGTAGAAACTTTGCACTCGGTGTTCTCTCGTTTCAACTATGCCTATATGGACAAGTATTTGGTGTCGTTCTCGATGCGTACAGATGGATCTTCTAAATTCGGTCAGAACTACCAGTATGGTATTTTCCCTGCGGGTTCATTCGGTTGGAGAATGACTGAGGAGTCGTTCATGAGACCCCTGAACTGGGTATCGGTATTGAAGCCTCGTATCTCTTACGGTATCACGGGTAACAACAGCATTAACGATTACGAAGCACTTGAGCGTATGTCGCCAGTAGGTGCGGTAGTCGGAGGTAATATTTCTTCAGGTTATGCGCCAGCAAACATTGCCATGCCAGACTTGCGCTGGGAAAAGCAAATTGAAATTAACCCAGGTATTGATTATGGTTTCTTGGGGAACAGAATCTATGGTTCATTCGAGTGGTACCGTCGTACTGCTTCTGATCTGTTGCTTTCACAGCAAATTCCTTCAGTAACAGGTTTCGATCAGCGTATTGTAAACTTGGGACGTGTACAGAATCAGGGTTTTGAAATTGAGTTGAGTGGTAAACCTGTTCAAACTGAAAAAATCAAGTGGACCATTACGGCTAACCTTTCAACCAACGAAAACAAATTGGTCAATAACGGTGGCGTAGACAGCCTGACAACGATTGTTGATGACAAGCGTGCGGCCAACTGGATCGCTATTCAGGGCATGCCGATCTCTACTTTCTACGGCTTTAAAGTAGACCGCACCAAAGGCGATAACGGTAATGTTCCTTTGGAGTATTTGAATGAAGGTTTCTGGCCAATCGGTGCTTCTTCTCAAAGAGCTTATGTGCAGGATTTGAACGGTGATGGCGTGATTGACGATAAAGACCGTACCGTTTTGGGCTCGCCATACCCTACCATATTATGGGCAGTTACGAACAGCTTCAACATCGGTCGATTCGATTTCATGTTCATGTTCCAGGGATCACACGGTGGATTGGTAAGAAACATCGATCCGCAGTATTATGAATACCAAACCATGCAGGGGCAGCGTCCTAACGAGGCCTACATGAGCGCGGAGGATATTGCAACAACACAAGAAAGAATCTTTACGGACGATATCATTCAGGATGCTTCATTCATCGCTTTAAGAAGCCTGAACATCGGTTATACCTTGCCAACAAGTGTGGTCAACCGCATCGGCCTAAACAGTGCAAGGGTTTATTGCTCAGGGTCCAACCTGATCTACTTGATGGCTGATAATTATACCTCATTCAACCCAGAGGGTATTCGTGACGAAGGGCCATTGAACTATGGTTACCAAAGAGGAGCTTCGCCAATGCCTCGCTCTTTCACAGTAGGTATAAACGTTGAATTCTAATTTTTTGAAGAAAATGAAATCACTTTTAAGAATTTTATTAGCAGCCACCCTTTCTTCTGGAATGGTGGCCTGCGACAGCTTTTTGACGCAAATGCCAATTTCTGAAGTTGGTGCCGATGATTATTTCCGCAACGACGACGAAGTGGAAACGGGGGTGATCGGGATGTATGACGGCCTTCAGGATGTTGTTCAGCAAGAATACGCCATCTTGGAGATGCGTACCGACAATGCTGGAACACGAAGTGGGGTAGGAGACTGGGCACAGTTTGAGGTGATGAACATCACCCCTTACAACTCTATCGTAGCCAACTACTGGAGAACGTGTTATGCGGCAATTTACCGTGCCAATATGATCATTGCACACATTGAGAATGTGGTCGATCCTGGCAAAAAAGCACAGTTTGAAGCAGAAGCACGCTTTGTTCGCGCTTACCTTCACTTTAATTTGGTACGCTTGTTCGGATCAGTACCAAAGGCCGATTACCTGATTCGTGTGGGTGATTATGAAGGCTACAAACAGGCGGATACCGAAGCGCTATATCAATTTATCGCCGAAGATCTTCAGTTCGCTGCTGACCACCTGCCTACCCGTGCCAATGTCGCATTGGGAAGGGCCAATCAGGAGTCTGCTAAAACGATGCTGGCTAAATACTTGATCCAGTTCAAGAAATTTGATGAGGCCAAGACTTTGCTGAAAGAGGTGATTGATGGCGGAAATTTTGAATTGAACGCCAACTACAACGATATCTTTTATCAGAGCCTGGGCAATGAAATCATGTTCCCAATTTCTTTTGTAGATGACAATACGGACAACTCTCAGGAATTTTCTTATTACTTCCTGTTTGAGCAAGGTTCGCATAATTATGCTACTGAAGAGATGGTCGCTTTATATGAGGCTGAACCAGGTGAAAATGGTACAGAAGATCTTCGATACACGACCAACATCATCGATATGCGAGGTGTGCGCCGCGGTTGTGGTAAATTCGTCAGCTCGTCTTCAAACGTACGCCTGGCAGGTAACGATTATATCCTGCTTCGCTATGCTGATGTGTTGTTGTTGTATGTTGAAGCCACCATGGGGAATGATTTCCAGACCAATGACGCCACTGCTCTGGAATACTTCAATGCCATTCGCAGCCGCGCAGGTTTGGCGCCATTAGCCAATGTTTCCAAGCCTACTTTGGCCAAGGAGCGTCGCAAAGAATTTTTATATGAAAATCAACGCTGGTTTGACATGGTCAGAACAGGTGATTTGAAAATGACCATGGCCAACTATCTGCAAAGCAACGGTTTGACTTACAATGAAAACCGCTTGTTGTTGCCAATCCCTCAGCGGGAAATTGATACAAGTAACGGGCATTTGGTTCAAAACCCTGGTTATTAATCACCATTAAATACTTGCCATAATGAACTTCCATTGTGGCAGGTCTTTTTATTGATCCGACATCATAATTCTTTAAAATGAGCATCAAACATTGTTTTGTTTACCTATTCTTTTTCCTGGCGATCAGTGCGGCTTTTGTGGCTTGTACAGCCAAGGTTACACCTGTGCCAGAAACGGAGGTAAAGCCTGAAGATCCAGAGGTGGAGCCTCCTGTGGATGAGGACAAAGAGGAAGATCAGGACGGTGGAGAAACCACGCCCCCTGAGGAACAATTACCAGAAATGGTGATTCTCAACGCAGGATTTGAAATAAAAAATTTTGTGGATTGGGAGAAGGAAGGAACTGTCAATAATTCTGACAAGGACTTTCATAGTGGAAGCAATGCCGCAAAATTCGATGCTCAGTATGCTGACGGTAGCCTTCAGCAAAAAATTGGGGTTTTTCCGAATGAAGCATACCGCTTGCGAGTGTATGTCAAAGGTGCGGGGCAGTTGTTTGTCAAGCTGGATGAAACATCGGAGGAATTAACGGCTGAAACACCAGCAGGTGGTAACAGCAATTACGAGCCCTTGGATTTGGATTTTCAGGTGAACGAACAAACCCATGTAACGATCGGCATCCGCTACCATGAAGCCACTGGCCGATTTGATGATTTTTCGATTGACTATGCTTCGGAAGTTGAAGTGCCCGAAGATGCCAAATATCCAACCGACATCATTCCTTCTTTGACCCAATGGAAAATTACCCTTCCTGTGGACAAAAATGGGAACGATAGCCGATATGCATCCAATGTGGACAGCCGCAATACTTCTCCTTGGGAAATCAAGGACAATGCCCTGACAGATTTCGATTACAGCCCGTATTTCTCTGTTCAACAAGGCGAAGTAATCTTCAGGGGACATTGCGCAGGGGCCACCACCAGCGGCTCCAAATATCCACGTTCAGAATTGCGTCAGCGTGTAGGTGGCGGAGATAACTACTGGTCGGTTTACAAAGAACAATACCTCAAAACGCAGTTGCGCGTAACGCATTTGCCGGTGGTAAAACCGGAGGTATGTATGGTGCAAATTCATGGGCCGAATGATGAACCCTTGCGCGTTCAGTATTCGGAAAGAAACCACGGGCTGCACATCATCTGGAATGAAAACAACCGGGCAGAAACCAACATCCCCTACCAACTCGGCGACCTGATCGAGGTGGAGGTGTATGTAAACGGTGGTTACATCAATTGTAAAATCCGAAGTCTTGAAAACGGAAGAACCTTCGAAAAAGAATGGGAATCCGAAGACAAGACAGGCTATTTCAAAGTCGGCTGTTATACTCAATCCTCCATATTCCTGAGTGAATTCAAGAGCGAGTATGACAAGGACGAACCCATTGATGCCTATGGTGAGGTGTCGGTCAAATCAATTGAATTGAAAGAAACTTATTAATGATAACTTATTATTAGCTGATTTTTTTATATGAAAGGTTTATACAAAATATTTACCGTATTCGCACTGCTCGTGTGTATGACGGTGAGCGCAATGGCGCAAGGGCATGTTGATGCCGATGGGAATATCATCATTAATATGCATGAAGGAGCGACTTCGGTAGCCGGATCAGGTGCTTATGCTTCTGACCCTGAGTGGCAAATTTTCGATGATGCTTCTTCGCCAACAGGACACTATATTGAAGTTGGAGGAGATAGATTAGAAGATAAAACTAAAAACCCTTCTGGTGCTGATTATGGCGCTTCTATGCATTATAACTTCAACTTGGATGAGGTACAATCTTATTACGTTTGGATGTTAGTCAATGCGCCGAGCAAAGATGATGGACGCCTTTTTGTCGGTGTAAATGGTAAGTGTATCGATAAAAGAACAGATACAGAGTTTGCTGAAATTCGCCCACGTGTGGACTTTGGTGATAACTGGCAGTGGATCCGCGTAGGTAACAATCTTAAAGATATTCTGCAAACAGGAAATAACACGCTTGAGATCTACAAATTCCGTCCAGATATCAAGGTGGCTCAGGTTGCTTTGGCAGATGCAGAATTGAACAATATGATTTTGGATCAGCCTGCAGAGGTGAAAGTAACAAGCAATACCGCTGATCAAATGACGATTTCCTGGTCGGAGGCTTCAGTGACTGGGCAGGTGATGCAGTTAGATAACAATACAGCATTAGCTTTTACTCCAGCATACAGAATTACTTTAGATGGAGAGGTATTGACTGGAGGAGATGTAACAAGTAGTACAGTAGACAGTAAGGAGTATCAAGAATTTGAAAACCCTTATTCAGAAAATTCTTACTCTTTTGATAAGTCTGTTTTAGGTTCCGATAAACACACTCTTACGATTGAATTAGCGCATCCTAATCGTGTGTCGAGCTCAAAACTATACATGACTTACTCGAATGTTGCCTCTTACGAGTTTGATGTAAATACTCCTGCAGAAGACGGCAGCGAAACCCCAGAAGTTCCTGATACAGGTGATGACCAAACCGATATTCCTCACGAAGCAGATGCCAATGGCGTTTATATGTTCCAGGCTACTGAGTTTTTTGAAAACAAAGCAGCTGCAGCTGATGGCGAGATGTGGAAAGTAGGTACAGATGCTACTTTTGGAAAATACATGTACTTGGAGAATACTGATTCTGATAACCGTAATGAAACTTCTTCAGCACGCTATGATTCACCTTCATTGGTTTATCAAATTCAAATGGCTGAAGCAAAAACAGGTTTTGTTTGGGCTTTGGTTAATGAAGGAGCTAAAGATGCCGGTCGTGTTTGGGTGAATATGAATGATCTTGATTTGGACAAACGGGCTCCTGGAGAGTACGGAAGTACGGCAGCTAAATCAAGAATTTCTGATGATGTTAAAGGGCAATGGCAATGGATTTTGTTGAATAACCAAGCCAATAGCAGTGTGGTAAAAGACGGTGTAAACGTGATTGAATTGTTCAAAGCGCGTCCAAACATCAAAATTGCCAAGATTGCTTTCACGCCTACACAATCCATCAATTTGATTATTAATCAGGTAACTCCTCGTGTTACCGCTAATGACGGCACTAACGTAACCATCGGTTGGGATGAGCCAGGGCTTACTGCTGAACTATATGATTTCAATGAGAATATCTTCACGGATAAATCATTCTTCTATCAGGTAACAATGGGAGGTGAAGTACTTAATGATAGTATCCCTGTAAATAGAATTCAAATTCCAGTAAGTGATTTGGAAACTCCGCAGGAAATTTCTGTTGAAGCGGGGCACATGTTCAGAAAGAACTCTTCTTCAGATATGAATACCTACTCCCTTCCAACAACTATCACTATCGACAAAAACTCTCAGCCAGGTGGTGACGAAGACAATGAAGCACCAACTCAACCAACTGATTTGGCGTCATCTGATGTAACTGCTACTTCAGTGAAATTGACTTGGACCGCTTCTACGGATAATATCGGTGTTGTTGGTTATATCATCGACCAGGATGGTAAAGATTTGGCTACTAAAGCGACAACAAATGAGATCACTGTATCTGATTTGACTGCAGAGACAGCATATGCTTTCACTGTTCGTGCTTATGATGCGGCAGGAAATGAGTCTGAAAAGTCAGCTGAGATTAAAGTAACAACTGCTGAAGGCGGTGAGAACCCAGGTGGTGGAACAGGAATTATTATCAATCCTGATGATGATTTGATCTACTCTTGGAATGCAACTGATTTCGATATGAACAATGCTGGAACAGGTACTTTCGAAGGTGAAAAATGGTTGGTAGGTGCTGACGACGAAGTAGGTCGCTATATCTATTTGGCCAATACGGATACCACTACAAATGCCAATAAAGTTTCTGCTGACAGAGCGGAATCTCCAAGTGTAACTTACAACCTGTCAAATGTGGATGCTTCATCAAGCCGTTATATTTGGGCATTGATCCAGCAGGGCGCAACAAACTCAGGTAAGGTTTACGCGGACTTGAACGGTATTTGTTCAGATGCTCGAGCAGAAGGAAGTTACGGTGCTGCATTTGGCTCCCGTGTATCAGCGGAGTCGGTAGGAAAATGGCAGTGGGTACAGATTGGTTACAATGTTCAGAAAATCGCTAAAGATGGTCAGTTGAATACCATTGAGATCTTCAAAGCATATCCAGATATTAAAATCGCCAAATTGATGTTCACAAGAACACAGGATTATGTGCCGATTATTAACAAGCCACGTGCTTTTGTTCAGGAGAATGATGGCGAATCGGTAACGGTTGCCTGGGATGAGGCGGTGCTACAATACTTATTGTATGATCACGACATGAACCTTTTCGGTGAAGGTTATAACGCCCCAAATTTCACTTACAAGGTGCGTGTAGAAGGGCAGGATGAGGTAACGATTTCTGAGCCATTTATCAAAATTCCTTACAGCCATTTGGCGAGCCCAAAAACAGTTACCGTATCTATCGGTCACCTGTTCAGAAAAGGAAGTTCAAAAACAGAAGTTTGTTTCTCTTTGCCAACAAGACTTGCAGGTGTTTCTACGGAAAGCCAGCCAGACTTCGATGCGCCAACGGTTCCTCAGGATCTTCAGGCCATTGATATTCAGGGTACAAACGTTGCTCTAAGCTGGACGGCTTCTACGGATAATGTAGGCGTGTTGGGCTACAACCTGTATTTGGATGGCATCTTGTTGCAAACCATGAATGCGACTTCCTACAAAGTGAGTGGTTTGAGCACTTCGACAAAATACACTTTCGAAGTTAGCGCTTTTGATGCTGCAGGAAATGAGTCAGATCGTTCTGAAGCTTTGGAAGTAACCACAAGAGATAAGGATGATGAAGTTACTGACCGTCCATCGAAGGTGGAAGATTTGAATGCCACTTCGGTAACAACAACATCATTTACATTGAACTGGCGCCCATCAAATTCATTGAATGGTATTACAGGCTATTATGTTTATATCCGCCGAGCAGGTGAAACAGATTTTCAGTATATCGCTGATCTGAATGGTGAAACGTTCTCTTATGCACTCACCAATCTGTACGCAGGCACAACTTACGAATTGAAGGTAGTTGCTGAAGATGGTATGGGTTACCTTTCTGAGGATTCTGAAATTCTTTCGGTAACCACAACATCCAACCCACTTTCAAATGATGGTCTGTTGAATAAAAAGCTGATCAAAGCTTATCCAAACCCAGCAATGGGCGCGATGAAAGTAGTATTCAATGGGCAGGCACCTTTCAGCTATCAGGTGATTAGCATAACAGGCGCTGTTCAAAAGCAAACAACTACTCACGACTCATCAGTTTCATTGGAAATGCCTTCGGGCTTGTATATCCTGAAAGCGATCGACGCCAATGGGCAGTCAGAAGCACAGAGAGTTGTTTTTCAATAGATAAGGAAGAAAATCAGATTGATTGATAAATCAATAGTCTCGATCTTGTTTTAGTATTTAAACAGATCAATAGTTTAAATGCATCCCATTTTTTAGTGGGATGCATTTTTATTTTTTTTCCATGAGTCGTTATTTTATTTTAAGCCTGCTGTTATGTTTTTTTTCCATAAGTTCAAGCATTGCACAGGTGAAGTTGCCTGCATTTTTTAGTAGCCACATGATTTTTCAGCAAAAGTCGCAGGCAAAAGTTTGGGGATGGGATTGTCCGTATTCCACCATTTTTTTAAAGGGAAGCTGGGGAGCCAAATCTAAAACCGTGGCCGATGAACATGGCCGATGGAGTACCACCATTTCAACACCAGCTGCGGGCGGGCCGTTCAGCTTGTCCATCAAAGGGAGTACAAAAATTTTATTGAAAGATATTTTAATCGGGGAGGTTTGGTTTTGCTCGGGCCAATCGAATATGTATATGCCGCTCAAAGGTTATAGCAACCAACCCGTGGAAGGAGCCAATTCGGCCATTCTAAAATCGAGCAAGTATCTGATACGTTATTTTCAGCAAGAAAAATCCGCCGCATTATCGCCGAAGGCAACCGCAGCGGGCAAATGGTTCATTTCCAACACCAAGAACAGCCCTGACTTTAGTGCCGTTGCTTATTTTTTCGCCCAGCAATTAAGTGAGGCGTTAAATGTCCCGATCGGAATTATACAATCCTCGGTAGGGGGCAGTCCGATTGCGGCCTGGTTAAGTGAAAGTGCCCGTCAGCAGCTGCAATTGCCATCAGCTCCTCAAAAATTCCAGTCCGACGATCTGAAAAAGCAAAGAAAATGGCCGACGGTACTCTACAATAGCATGATTCATCCTTTTGAAGGTTTTACCATCAAAGGAATGTTGTGGTATCAGGGAGAAAGTGATGTTACTGCCCCCAGTCGTTATGCCTCCTGCTTTTCCACACTGATTCAGGACTACCGCCAGCAATGGGAAATGCCTGAAATGCCCTTTTACTTTGTGCAGATTGCCCCATATGGATACTTAAAGGCGAATGCTGGTTTTCTGCGTGAGGCGCAGGCTCAGGTGGCGGAAACGGTAAAAAATACGGGTATGGTGGTAACGACTGATCTGGGAGAAAAAGCACATATTCACCCTCGGAAAAAACAGGCCGTAGGGCAGCGGTTAGCCTATTGGGCGCTGGTTCATCAGTATGGATTTGAGGGTTTACAGTGCAAAAGTCCAAAATTGGATAAAATAAAGAAGGATGGCGAACATGTTCTGAAGCTTTTTTTTCAAAATGCACGTTATGGATTGTCAACTTTTGGCGGATCCACCGATGGTTTTTCGATTGCGGGAAAAGACCGACATTTTTATCCTGCCAAAGTGGTTTTCAATAAAGATCGGAGCCTGAGTTTATCCTCAGACTTGGTAGAGCATCCTGTCGCTGTTCGTTATTGTTTTTCAAGCGCGCAAGCAGGTAATTTTTATAATAATGCCCACCTTCCCCTACAACCATTTCGAACAGATCAATAGGGCTTTTAAGATTAATTTAATATTAAAAAATGTATAGTATGATGAACAAAATACGTACTTTAACCACTATATTATTATTCGCCATTTCTTTTTCAGCCCTTGCGGCCGCTAAAATTAAAGTGGTTGTTACTCCAACAAAACAAGGCTGGCTGTATGAAAAAGGAGAGCCCATTTTTTATAAGGTCGAGGTATTGCAAGATGGCTCGCCATTGAAGCAAAGCCTGAAAGTTCATTTTCAGATTAAGCCTGAAAAAATGGCGGTCATTAAAGAAGGAGATATTAAGCTGAAAAAGGGCGTAGCGATTATTCAGGGGGTAAAAGGCACAAAGCCAGGCTTTCTGAGGTGCTTTGCTTCGGTGCAGGTTGATGGCCAAAAAGTGGACTCTTGGGGTACTGCTGGTGTGGCGGTGGCCGAATTGCGAGCAACAGAAATATTTCCTGACGACTTCAGTGCCTTTTGGGCGCATCAGCTGAAGGAGTTGGCCAAGGTGCCTATTGACCCACAAATGCAGAAATTAACTGCCCAGTGTACCAAAGATTATAATGTTTACAGTGTCAGCTTTCAGAATATCAGGCAGAAGTACGGGCGGGCTTACAGCCGAATCTATGGGACGCTCACGGTGCCTGCAAAAGCAGGGAAATACCCCGCCATTTTAAATTGCCCTGGGGCAGGGGTAAAAAAACAAGGCAAAGACAGCCGTGCCAAACAGGGGGTGATTATCCTGAAAATAGGAATTCACGGGATTCCCCAAACGGCTCCTGATAGCCTATTTGTGGCTTTGCGGGATGCTGGGCTTGGTAATTACCGCATGGAGGGGCTCGACACTCCCGAGGAATATTATTACAAAAGGGTTTATTTGGGCTGCGTTCGTGCCATCGATTTTATCTACACCTTGCCCCAGTTCGATGGGCAGCATGTTGGTGTAATGGGTGGGTCGCAAGGTGGAGGCCTCAGCATTGTTACCGCAGCACTCGACCCTCGGGTAAATGCGCAGCTGGTGTACTTTCCTGCACTTACAGACTGGACAGGTTATTTGCACGGACGAGCAGGAGGCTGGCCGCATTATTTCGCCAATTACAATGTGGAAGAACATCCGCAATGGTTGAAAACAGCACAATATTTTGATGTCATTAATTTTGCGAAAATACTGAAACACCCAGGTTGGTACTCTTGGGGTTATAATGACAATGTTGTTCCTCCAACAACTGCCTACGCGACCTATAATAGTATTACCGCACCAAAAGCATTATTCATTGATCAGCCTCAACGGCACAAATGGTCGGCCGAACAAAGAACAAAAGGATTCAGTTGGTTATGTCAGCAATTAAAAGTGACAAACTGAAATTAATTGAGTTGGGAGTTTAGATATACTGTTGAATATTGGTGTGGATATTTAATGAAAGTTATATGGTTTTCTGTGAGTTGGCAGATGCCTGAAAATAAATTTTGGTGCCCAAAGATCAAAATAATGGCATGGATTCCCCGAGGAATACCGTACTTATCCTTACACATTAACTTTAAATATAAATTGTATTAAACAGTGGGATTGTGTCGATTATTACTTATTTTTGTAATAATCTTTCGATTTCCCTTCATACTTACCTAATAAGGGCTTTTTTTAAACTTAAGAGCTGCTGTAACGGTTTTTGGTTACAGTTTTGTTGGATTAATATCAGATGACGAAAATGAATTTTGAAGCAATTAAGGT from Persicobacter psychrovividus includes the following:
- a CDS encoding polysaccharide lyase family 7 protein → MSIKHCFVYLFFFLAISAAFVACTAKVTPVPETEVKPEDPEVEPPVDEDKEEDQDGGETTPPEEQLPEMVILNAGFEIKNFVDWEKEGTVNNSDKDFHSGSNAAKFDAQYADGSLQQKIGVFPNEAYRLRVYVKGAGQLFVKLDETSEELTAETPAGGNSNYEPLDLDFQVNEQTHVTIGIRYHEATGRFDDFSIDYASEVEVPEDAKYPTDIIPSLTQWKITLPVDKNGNDSRYASNVDSRNTSPWEIKDNALTDFDYSPYFSVQQGEVIFRGHCAGATTSGSKYPRSELRQRVGGGDNYWSVYKEQYLKTQLRVTHLPVVKPEVCMVQIHGPNDEPLRVQYSERNHGLHIIWNENNRAETNIPYQLGDLIEVEVYVNGGYINCKIRSLENGRTFEKEWESEDKTGYFKVGCYTQSSIFLSEFKSEYDKDEPIDAYGEVSVKSIELKETY
- a CDS encoding fibronectin type III domain-containing protein, with protein sequence MKGLYKIFTVFALLVCMTVSAMAQGHVDADGNIIINMHEGATSVAGSGAYASDPEWQIFDDASSPTGHYIEVGGDRLEDKTKNPSGADYGASMHYNFNLDEVQSYYVWMLVNAPSKDDGRLFVGVNGKCIDKRTDTEFAEIRPRVDFGDNWQWIRVGNNLKDILQTGNNTLEIYKFRPDIKVAQVALADAELNNMILDQPAEVKVTSNTADQMTISWSEASVTGQVMQLDNNTALAFTPAYRITLDGEVLTGGDVTSSTVDSKEYQEFENPYSENSYSFDKSVLGSDKHTLTIELAHPNRVSSSKLYMTYSNVASYEFDVNTPAEDGSETPEVPDTGDDQTDIPHEADANGVYMFQATEFFENKAAAADGEMWKVGTDATFGKYMYLENTDSDNRNETSSARYDSPSLVYQIQMAEAKTGFVWALVNEGAKDAGRVWVNMNDLDLDKRAPGEYGSTAAKSRISDDVKGQWQWILLNNQANSSVVKDGVNVIELFKARPNIKIAKIAFTPTQSINLIINQVTPRVTANDGTNVTIGWDEPGLTAELYDFNENIFTDKSFFYQVTMGGEVLNDSIPVNRIQIPVSDLETPQEISVEAGHMFRKNSSSDMNTYSLPTTITIDKNSQPGGDEDNEAPTQPTDLASSDVTATSVKLTWTASTDNIGVVGYIIDQDGKDLATKATTNEITVSDLTAETAYAFTVRAYDAAGNESEKSAEIKVTTAEGGENPGGGTGIIINPDDDLIYSWNATDFDMNNAGTGTFEGEKWLVGADDEVGRYIYLANTDTTTNANKVSADRAESPSVTYNLSNVDASSSRYIWALIQQGATNSGKVYADLNGICSDARAEGSYGAAFGSRVSAESVGKWQWVQIGYNVQKIAKDGQLNTIEIFKAYPDIKIAKLMFTRTQDYVPIINKPRAFVQENDGESVTVAWDEAVLQYLLYDHDMNLFGEGYNAPNFTYKVRVEGQDEVTISEPFIKIPYSHLASPKTVTVSIGHLFRKGSSKTEVCFSLPTRLAGVSTESQPDFDAPTVPQDLQAIDIQGTNVALSWTASTDNVGVLGYNLYLDGILLQTMNATSYKVSGLSTSTKYTFEVSAFDAAGNESDRSEALEVTTRDKDDEVTDRPSKVEDLNATSVTTTSFTLNWRPSNSLNGITGYYVYIRRAGETDFQYIADLNGETFSYALTNLYAGTTYELKVVAEDGMGYLSEDSEILSVTTTSNPLSNDGLLNKKLIKAYPNPAMGAMKVVFNGQAPFSYQVISITGAVQKQTTTHDSSVSLEMPSGLYILKAIDANGQSEAQRVVFQ
- a CDS encoding TonB-dependent receptor, with the translated sequence MITVLKSGWRILLVQCFLLSLIAQTPLFAQGEIRVTGTVISQDDNEPLPGVNIILKGTKTGTITDFEGNYTIMCNPKSILEFRFIGYGEKEEFVGTRTKIDVTMSSEVSELNEVVVVGYGTQKKSHLTGAISKVKNEKLDQLPTARIDDALAGQVSGVNIQMTNPEAGAAPTIQVRGVGSIGAGSSPAIVVDGVLVDSDYMAALDMNDVASIEVLKDASSAAIFGSRGGNGVIMITTKSGASGETKYTFNSFFGQKWVQKRADFRPTVAQNKANAEAYLADMDANRDDYIATGKFQSLDHFNTVYGKAQTTISRMDHMLDISQGNERDWQDEIFTGGNIQSYSLSAAGGSDNTTYHISGAYLNDQGVLLQDEYTKMNLRFKLKTKLNKKLELGVNFNPTREHKQVFPTSLHESLRQSSWLPIVHDAHSIQYVDRENFPNIAIGDYTQESHFNNFEVINEDGTVTTLPNVSVTNNSNPYANIMERDYQENTTRVYASTYLKYKIMKGLNFRSSLMANYRNRIRDYYTGTKATRNGEADARLQYRTYEDFRWVNDNYFTYDRSIKGGHDINAVVGMSFERGMYETTETIGTGFTNDAVRTMNAAGTIAYGDQIKTVETLHSVFSRFNYAYMDKYLVSFSMRTDGSSKFGQNYQYGIFPAGSFGWRMTEESFMRPLNWVSVLKPRISYGITGNNSINDYEALERMSPVGAVVGGNISSGYAPANIAMPDLRWEKQIEINPGIDYGFLGNRIYGSFEWYRRTASDLLLSQQIPSVTGFDQRIVNLGRVQNQGFEIELSGKPVQTEKIKWTITANLSTNENKLVNNGGVDSLTTIVDDKRAANWIAIQGMPISTFYGFKVDRTKGDNGNVPLEYLNEGFWPIGASSQRAYVQDLNGDGVIDDKDRTVLGSPYPTILWAVTNSFNIGRFDFMFMFQGSHGGLVRNIDPQYYEYQTMQGQRPNEAYMSAEDIATTQERIFTDDIIQDASFIALRSLNIGYTLPTSVVNRIGLNSARVYCSGSNLIYLMADNYTSFNPEGIRDEGPLNYGYQRGASPMPRSFTVGINVEF
- a CDS encoding RagB/SusD family nutrient uptake outer membrane protein, with the protein product MKSLLRILLAATLSSGMVACDSFLTQMPISEVGADDYFRNDDEVETGVIGMYDGLQDVVQQEYAILEMRTDNAGTRSGVGDWAQFEVMNITPYNSIVANYWRTCYAAIYRANMIIAHIENVVDPGKKAQFEAEARFVRAYLHFNLVRLFGSVPKADYLIRVGDYEGYKQADTEALYQFIAEDLQFAADHLPTRANVALGRANQESAKTMLAKYLIQFKKFDEAKTLLKEVIDGGNFELNANYNDIFYQSLGNEIMFPISFVDDNTDNSQEFSYYFLFEQGSHNYATEEMVALYEAEPGENGTEDLRYTTNIIDMRGVRRGCGKFVSSSSNVRLAGNDYILLRYADVLLLYVEATMGNDFQTNDATALEYFNAIRSRAGLAPLANVSKPTLAKERRKEFLYENQRWFDMVRTGDLKMTMANYLQSNGLTYNENRLLLPIPQREIDTSNGHLVQNPGY